The following proteins come from a genomic window of Girardinichthys multiradiatus isolate DD_20200921_A chromosome 8, DD_fGirMul_XY1, whole genome shotgun sequence:
- the sgsm1b gene encoding small G protein signaling modulator 1 isoform X2 — protein MGEAETRQKLLRSVKKEVKQIMEEAVTRKFVHADSSHIISFCAVVEACVLHGLKRRIAGLLCSNKVAALFMKVAKSFSSAEELCRKVQELEQLIENSKQNISSLSNDRSRQSKLPNLPPQALKHLWIRTALMEKLLDKIVLYLVENSSAFYDKEAMLMDPVEGPILASLLVGPCALEYTKVKTADHFWTDPSADELVQRHRIHSSHCRQDSPSRRPALIQKRQSSGSMDDRPLTWVREYVESLHQNSRATLLFGKNNVLVQPRDGMEAIPGYLSLHQTADLMTLKWTPNQLMNGNVGELDSEKSVFWDYAMTIRLEEIVYLHCHQQVNSGGTVVLVSQDGIQRPPLHFPKGGHLLQFLTCLETGLLPHGQLDPPLWNQRGKGKVFPKLRRRSPHSSCDSVSDKEEDEATDYVFRILFPGNQMEFMPLEMMDQGVNMWQPTPRKSSCSSCSQNGSSDGSLPNGCNHERAPIKLLCDTMKYQIISRAFYGWLAYCRHLSTVRTHLSALVNTTIVDPDVPCHARGGLTVEVWENFLKDSSAFEEKEIHRLVYFGGVASTLRKQVWPFLLGHYQFTMTEKVRQEIDDRMRALYEQTMKEWQGCEIIVRQREREKHAEAIARCSSGASVERGPIQRDSTISTDSSLSSSSDQQNAHSQSDSRSSAQVFESVEAESMAEGEEIPPIGLLRTTDGPQPPTSESSISAVSNQHPVPDNATVPESANEPTASQQTAEVSETFSEEITTESEPAISESARQDAKLPDLEEEALIQKKEIHLESEAAAETGINKSKESSAAESKNLMTHGIGKEVNTNINRKSAPENTNVLKLETEIHNEYFQAPPLGETLTLQTHKIKDLEGERSCPETSRENTDSQSDKKPQDSKKPEDTESTVCNFAETKKAAEMELEKPDSNSPVRQVLNALQTASRGGFSLSSHSRHSPDAVDSDDSPSALEMEDIPAGITCVTSEDIKPRPLIGLAAPPISLAQREKMASERLAQDHHLDTACNTSPEGTDLGLSEEEAEMDNVLTEPESSVIGGVTKYEESSEEQTYSQETLDMYLINLHRIDKDVRRCDRTYWYFTTDNLEKLRNIMCSYVWQHLETGYVQGMCDLLAPLLVILDDEVMAFSCFTELMKRMNQNFPHGVAMDTHFANMRSLIQILDSELFELMQQNGDYTHFYFCYRWFLLDFKREMVYDDVFSVWETIWAAKYSSSGHFVLFIALALVEMYRDIILENNMDFTDIIKFFNEMAERHDVPKVLMKARELVHQVQTLIENK, from the exons ATGGGAG AGGCCGAGACCCGTCAGAAACTGCTTCGCAGTGTGAAGAAGGAG GTGAAGCAAATTATGGAGGAAGCAGTAACGAGGAAATTTGTGCATGCAGACAGCAGCCACAttatctccttttgtg CTGTAGTAGAGGCATGCGTGCTGCATGGACTGAAGCGTCGAATTGCAGGCTTGCTGTGCAGTAATAAGGTCGCTGCACTCTTTATGAAGGTGGCAAAGAGCTTTTCTTCTGCTGAAGAGCTCTGTCGCAAGGTTCAGGAGCTGGAGCAGCTTATTGAAAACAG TAAGCAGAACATTTCGTCACTCAGTAATGACCGCAGCCGGCAGTCAAAGTTGCCTAACCTCCCCCCTCAGGCTCTGAAACACCTGTGGATTCGAACAGCCTTGATGGAGAAGCTCCTGGACAAGATTGTTCTTTATTTGGTGGAAAACAGCAG TGCATTTTATGATAAAGAAGCCATGCTGATGGATCCTGTAGAAGGACCAATCCTTGCATCTCTACTGG TTGGGCCATGTGCACTGGAGTACACCAAAGTTAAGACGGCGGACCATTTCTGGACAGATCCATCTGCTGACGAGCTCGTACAGCGGCATCGAATCCACAGCAGCCACTGTCGGCAGGATTCTCCCTCCAGAAGGCCTGCTTTG ATCCAGAAGAGACAGTCCAGTGGTAGCATGGATGATCGGCCTCTTACATGGGTGAGAGAGTATGTGGAGTCCCTCCACCAAAACTCCCGAGCCACACTGCTGTTTGGAAAGAACAATGTTCTGGTGCAGCCA AGAGATGGCATGGAGGCCATTCCAGGCTACCTTTCTCTTCATCAAACTGCAGATCTCATGACACTGAAGTGGACTCCAAATCAGTTGATGAATGGCAATGTTGGGGAGCTTGATTCTGAAAAGAG tgttttctggGATTATGCAATGACAATTCGTTTGGAGGAGATTGTGTATCTCCACTGTCATCAACAAG TAAACAGTGGCGGTACTGTAGTTTTGGTGAGTCAAGATGGAATTCAAAGACCTCCACTACATTTTCCCAAAGGAGGTCACCTGCTCCAGTTTCTCACTTGTCTGGAGACTGGCCTGCTACCTCATGGACAGCTGGACCCTCCACTCTGGAATCAGAGAGGAAAG GGAAAGGTTTTCCCTAAATTGCGACGAAGAAGTCCGCACAGCTCATGTGATTCCGTATCAGATAAGGAAGAGGATGAAGCAACTGATTATGTGTTTCGTATCCTCTTCCCTGGCAATCAGATGGAGTTCA TGCCTCTTGAGATGATGGATCAGGGTGTTAATATGTGGCAGCCAACACCTAGAAagtcctcctgctcctcctgttcACAGAACGGCTCCTCTGACGGCTCTCTACCTAACGGCTGCAATCATGAAAG GGCTCCTATAAAGCTCCTTTGCGACACAATGAAATACCAAATAATCTCTCGGGCTTTCTATGGAT GGCTTGCATACTGTCGCCATTTATCCACAGTCCGGACGCACCTTTCTGCTTTGGTCAACACCACTATAGTTGATCCAGATGTACCTTGTCATGCTCGAGGTGGGCTCACTGTGGAGGTTTGGGAAAATTTCCTCAAGGACAGCTCT gcatttgagGAAAAGGAGATACACAGGCTTGTGTATTTCGGTGGTGTGGCCTCAACACTTCGCAAACAGGTTTGGCCCTTTTTGCTGGGACATTATCAGTTCACCATGACTGAGAAAGTCAGACAGGAG ATCGACGATCGAATGCGAGCTTTGTATGAACAGACGATGAAGGAGTGGCAGGGCTGTGAGATCATAGTGCgtcagagagagagggagaagcACGCTGAGGCCATCGCACGATGTTCTTCTGGAGCCAGCGTAGAACGAGGTCCCATTCAGCGGGACTCCACCATCAGCACAGAT TCGTCTCTGAGTAGCAGCTCAGACCAACAAAATGCCCACTCACAGAGTGATTCCAGAAGCAGTGCTCAG GTGTTTGAATCAGTTGAGGCTGAATCCATGGCTGAAGGAGAAGAGATCCCACCCATAGGTCTTCTGAGGACCACAGACGGTCCACAACCTCCCACCAGTGAATCCTCCATCTCTGCTGTGTCAAATCAACATCCAGTTCCAGACAACGCTACTGTACCAGAATCAGCAAATGAACCTACAGCCTCTCAGCAGACAGCCGAAGTATCAGAAACCTTCAGTGAGGAAATTACGACAGAGTCAGAGCCAGCAATAAGTGAATCTGCAAGACAAGATGCCAAACTCCCAGACCTTGAGGAAGAGGCTTTGATTCAGAAGAAGGAGATACATTTGGAAAGTGAGGCTGCTGCGGAGACAGGAATTAATAAATCCAAAGAGTCATCTGCAGCTGAAAGTAAAAATCTTATGACCCATGGGATTGGAAAAGAAGTAAACACAAATATTAATCGGAAGTCAGCTCCAGAAAACACTAATGTTCTGAAGCTGGAAACAGAAATACACAATGAATATTTCCAAGCACCTCCACTTGGAGAAACTTTGACTCTTCAAACACACAAGATCAAAGATCTCGAAGGGGAAAGGTCTTGTCCAGAGACATCAAGAGAAAACACAGATTCTCAGAGTGACAAAAAACCACAGGATTCTAAAAAACCTGAAGATACAGAATCAACTGTTTGTAACTTTGCTGAAACCAAAAAAGCAGCAGAGATGGAACTTGAGAAACCAGATTCAAACTCTCCAGTCAGACAAGTATTAAATGCTCTTCAGACAGCCTCGAGAGGCGGCTTCTCATTGTCGTCCCACTCGCGGCACTCTCCAGATGCAGTGGATTCAGATGACTCTCCCTCTGCCTTGGAAATGGAGGACATTCCTGCAGGGATAACATGTGTGACTTCAGAAGACATTAAGCCCAGGCCTTTGATAGGGCTTGCTGCACCTCCCATCTCCCTGGCACAAAGGGAGAAAATGGCTTCAGAGAGGCTTGCCCAAGATCACCATCTGGACACAGCATGCAACACCAGCCCTGAGGGCACAGACCTGGGTCTTTCTGAGGAGGAGGCTGAGATGGATAATGTGCTCACTGAACCAGAATCTAGTGTGATTGGaggtgtgacaaaatatgaagaatCCTCTGAGGAACAGACCTATTCA caagAAACACTCGACATGTACTTGATCAACTTGCATCGCATCGACAAAGATGTCAGACGTTGCGACAGAACATACTGGTACTTCACTACTGACAATCTTGAGAAGCTGCGTAACATCATGTGCAG TTACGTGTGGCAGCATTTGGAGACTGGCTATGTGCAGGGCATGTGTGATTTATTGGCTCCCCTTCTGGTTATTCTGGATGATG AGGTAATGGCGTTCAGCTGCTTCACCgaactgatgaagaggatgaacCAGAATTTTCCCCATGGGGTTGCCATGGACACTCACTTTGCCAATATGCGGTCACTTATACAg ATCCTGGACTCTGAACTGTTTGAGCTGATGCAACAGAATGGAGACTACACTCACTTCTACTTCTGTTACCGCTGGTTCCTTCTTGACTTCAAAAGAG AAATGGTATATGACGATGTGTTCTCTGTGTGGGAAACGATATGGGCAGCTAAGTACAGCTCTTCTGGGCACTTTGTGCTTTTCATCGCTCTTGCCCTTGTGGAGATGTATAGGGACATCATTCTGGAAAATAACATGGACTTCACAGACATCATCAAGTTTTTCAATG AAATGGCGGAGCGACATGACGTCCCAAAGGTCTTGATGAAAGCCAGAGAACTGGTCCACCAAGTTCAGACTCTCATAGAAAACAAGTAA
- the sgsm1b gene encoding small G protein signaling modulator 1 isoform X1 — protein MFSLVTEAETRQKLLRSVKKEVKQIMEEAVTRKFVHADSSHIISFCAVVEACVLHGLKRRIAGLLCSNKVAALFMKVAKSFSSAEELCRKVQELEQLIENSKQNISSLSNDRSRQSKLPNLPPQALKHLWIRTALMEKLLDKIVLYLVENSSAFYDKEAMLMDPVEGPILASLLVGPCALEYTKVKTADHFWTDPSADELVQRHRIHSSHCRQDSPSRRPALIQKRQSSGSMDDRPLTWVREYVESLHQNSRATLLFGKNNVLVQPRDGMEAIPGYLSLHQTADLMTLKWTPNQLMNGNVGELDSEKSVFWDYAMTIRLEEIVYLHCHQQVNSGGTVVLVSQDGIQRPPLHFPKGGHLLQFLTCLETGLLPHGQLDPPLWNQRGKGKVFPKLRRRSPHSSCDSVSDKEEDEATDYVFRILFPGNQMEFMPLEMMDQGVNMWQPTPRKSSCSSCSQNGSSDGSLPNGCNHERAPIKLLCDTMKYQIISRAFYGWLAYCRHLSTVRTHLSALVNTTIVDPDVPCHARGGLTVEVWENFLKDSSAFEEKEIHRLVYFGGVASTLRKQVWPFLLGHYQFTMTEKVRQEIDDRMRALYEQTMKEWQGCEIIVRQREREKHAEAIARCSSGASVERGPIQRDSTISTDSSLSSSSDQQNAHSQSDSRSSAQVFESVEAESMAEGEEIPPIGLLRTTDGPQPPTSESSISAVSNQHPVPDNATVPESANEPTASQQTAEVSETFSEEITTESEPAISESARQDAKLPDLEEEALIQKKEIHLESEAAAETGINKSKESSAAESKNLMTHGIGKEVNTNINRKSAPENTNVLKLETEIHNEYFQAPPLGETLTLQTHKIKDLEGERSCPETSRENTDSQSDKKPQDSKKPEDTESTVCNFAETKKAAEMELEKPDSNSPVRQVLNALQTASRGGFSLSSHSRHSPDAVDSDDSPSALEMEDIPAGITCVTSEDIKPRPLIGLAAPPISLAQREKMASERLAQDHHLDTACNTSPEGTDLGLSEEEAEMDNVLTEPESSVIGGVTKYEESSEEQTYSQETLDMYLINLHRIDKDVRRCDRTYWYFTTDNLEKLRNIMCSYVWQHLETGYVQGMCDLLAPLLVILDDEVMAFSCFTELMKRMNQNFPHGVAMDTHFANMRSLIQILDSELFELMQQNGDYTHFYFCYRWFLLDFKREMVYDDVFSVWETIWAAKYSSSGHFVLFIALALVEMYRDIILENNMDFTDIIKFFNEMAERHDVPKVLMKARELVHQVQTLIENK, from the exons ATGTTTTCTCTCGTGACAGAGGCCGAGACCCGTCAGAAACTGCTTCGCAGTGTGAAGAAGGAG GTGAAGCAAATTATGGAGGAAGCAGTAACGAGGAAATTTGTGCATGCAGACAGCAGCCACAttatctccttttgtg CTGTAGTAGAGGCATGCGTGCTGCATGGACTGAAGCGTCGAATTGCAGGCTTGCTGTGCAGTAATAAGGTCGCTGCACTCTTTATGAAGGTGGCAAAGAGCTTTTCTTCTGCTGAAGAGCTCTGTCGCAAGGTTCAGGAGCTGGAGCAGCTTATTGAAAACAG TAAGCAGAACATTTCGTCACTCAGTAATGACCGCAGCCGGCAGTCAAAGTTGCCTAACCTCCCCCCTCAGGCTCTGAAACACCTGTGGATTCGAACAGCCTTGATGGAGAAGCTCCTGGACAAGATTGTTCTTTATTTGGTGGAAAACAGCAG TGCATTTTATGATAAAGAAGCCATGCTGATGGATCCTGTAGAAGGACCAATCCTTGCATCTCTACTGG TTGGGCCATGTGCACTGGAGTACACCAAAGTTAAGACGGCGGACCATTTCTGGACAGATCCATCTGCTGACGAGCTCGTACAGCGGCATCGAATCCACAGCAGCCACTGTCGGCAGGATTCTCCCTCCAGAAGGCCTGCTTTG ATCCAGAAGAGACAGTCCAGTGGTAGCATGGATGATCGGCCTCTTACATGGGTGAGAGAGTATGTGGAGTCCCTCCACCAAAACTCCCGAGCCACACTGCTGTTTGGAAAGAACAATGTTCTGGTGCAGCCA AGAGATGGCATGGAGGCCATTCCAGGCTACCTTTCTCTTCATCAAACTGCAGATCTCATGACACTGAAGTGGACTCCAAATCAGTTGATGAATGGCAATGTTGGGGAGCTTGATTCTGAAAAGAG tgttttctggGATTATGCAATGACAATTCGTTTGGAGGAGATTGTGTATCTCCACTGTCATCAACAAG TAAACAGTGGCGGTACTGTAGTTTTGGTGAGTCAAGATGGAATTCAAAGACCTCCACTACATTTTCCCAAAGGAGGTCACCTGCTCCAGTTTCTCACTTGTCTGGAGACTGGCCTGCTACCTCATGGACAGCTGGACCCTCCACTCTGGAATCAGAGAGGAAAG GGAAAGGTTTTCCCTAAATTGCGACGAAGAAGTCCGCACAGCTCATGTGATTCCGTATCAGATAAGGAAGAGGATGAAGCAACTGATTATGTGTTTCGTATCCTCTTCCCTGGCAATCAGATGGAGTTCA TGCCTCTTGAGATGATGGATCAGGGTGTTAATATGTGGCAGCCAACACCTAGAAagtcctcctgctcctcctgttcACAGAACGGCTCCTCTGACGGCTCTCTACCTAACGGCTGCAATCATGAAAG GGCTCCTATAAAGCTCCTTTGCGACACAATGAAATACCAAATAATCTCTCGGGCTTTCTATGGAT GGCTTGCATACTGTCGCCATTTATCCACAGTCCGGACGCACCTTTCTGCTTTGGTCAACACCACTATAGTTGATCCAGATGTACCTTGTCATGCTCGAGGTGGGCTCACTGTGGAGGTTTGGGAAAATTTCCTCAAGGACAGCTCT gcatttgagGAAAAGGAGATACACAGGCTTGTGTATTTCGGTGGTGTGGCCTCAACACTTCGCAAACAGGTTTGGCCCTTTTTGCTGGGACATTATCAGTTCACCATGACTGAGAAAGTCAGACAGGAG ATCGACGATCGAATGCGAGCTTTGTATGAACAGACGATGAAGGAGTGGCAGGGCTGTGAGATCATAGTGCgtcagagagagagggagaagcACGCTGAGGCCATCGCACGATGTTCTTCTGGAGCCAGCGTAGAACGAGGTCCCATTCAGCGGGACTCCACCATCAGCACAGAT TCGTCTCTGAGTAGCAGCTCAGACCAACAAAATGCCCACTCACAGAGTGATTCCAGAAGCAGTGCTCAG GTGTTTGAATCAGTTGAGGCTGAATCCATGGCTGAAGGAGAAGAGATCCCACCCATAGGTCTTCTGAGGACCACAGACGGTCCACAACCTCCCACCAGTGAATCCTCCATCTCTGCTGTGTCAAATCAACATCCAGTTCCAGACAACGCTACTGTACCAGAATCAGCAAATGAACCTACAGCCTCTCAGCAGACAGCCGAAGTATCAGAAACCTTCAGTGAGGAAATTACGACAGAGTCAGAGCCAGCAATAAGTGAATCTGCAAGACAAGATGCCAAACTCCCAGACCTTGAGGAAGAGGCTTTGATTCAGAAGAAGGAGATACATTTGGAAAGTGAGGCTGCTGCGGAGACAGGAATTAATAAATCCAAAGAGTCATCTGCAGCTGAAAGTAAAAATCTTATGACCCATGGGATTGGAAAAGAAGTAAACACAAATATTAATCGGAAGTCAGCTCCAGAAAACACTAATGTTCTGAAGCTGGAAACAGAAATACACAATGAATATTTCCAAGCACCTCCACTTGGAGAAACTTTGACTCTTCAAACACACAAGATCAAAGATCTCGAAGGGGAAAGGTCTTGTCCAGAGACATCAAGAGAAAACACAGATTCTCAGAGTGACAAAAAACCACAGGATTCTAAAAAACCTGAAGATACAGAATCAACTGTTTGTAACTTTGCTGAAACCAAAAAAGCAGCAGAGATGGAACTTGAGAAACCAGATTCAAACTCTCCAGTCAGACAAGTATTAAATGCTCTTCAGACAGCCTCGAGAGGCGGCTTCTCATTGTCGTCCCACTCGCGGCACTCTCCAGATGCAGTGGATTCAGATGACTCTCCCTCTGCCTTGGAAATGGAGGACATTCCTGCAGGGATAACATGTGTGACTTCAGAAGACATTAAGCCCAGGCCTTTGATAGGGCTTGCTGCACCTCCCATCTCCCTGGCACAAAGGGAGAAAATGGCTTCAGAGAGGCTTGCCCAAGATCACCATCTGGACACAGCATGCAACACCAGCCCTGAGGGCACAGACCTGGGTCTTTCTGAGGAGGAGGCTGAGATGGATAATGTGCTCACTGAACCAGAATCTAGTGTGATTGGaggtgtgacaaaatatgaagaatCCTCTGAGGAACAGACCTATTCA caagAAACACTCGACATGTACTTGATCAACTTGCATCGCATCGACAAAGATGTCAGACGTTGCGACAGAACATACTGGTACTTCACTACTGACAATCTTGAGAAGCTGCGTAACATCATGTGCAG TTACGTGTGGCAGCATTTGGAGACTGGCTATGTGCAGGGCATGTGTGATTTATTGGCTCCCCTTCTGGTTATTCTGGATGATG AGGTAATGGCGTTCAGCTGCTTCACCgaactgatgaagaggatgaacCAGAATTTTCCCCATGGGGTTGCCATGGACACTCACTTTGCCAATATGCGGTCACTTATACAg ATCCTGGACTCTGAACTGTTTGAGCTGATGCAACAGAATGGAGACTACACTCACTTCTACTTCTGTTACCGCTGGTTCCTTCTTGACTTCAAAAGAG AAATGGTATATGACGATGTGTTCTCTGTGTGGGAAACGATATGGGCAGCTAAGTACAGCTCTTCTGGGCACTTTGTGCTTTTCATCGCTCTTGCCCTTGTGGAGATGTATAGGGACATCATTCTGGAAAATAACATGGACTTCACAGACATCATCAAGTTTTTCAATG AAATGGCGGAGCGACATGACGTCCCAAAGGTCTTGATGAAAGCCAGAGAACTGGTCCACCAAGTTCAGACTCTCATAGAAAACAAGTAA